The stretch of DNA CGGTCTCGTTCACCCTCGAGAACGACGACCCGATCGCCCATGAATGGATCGTCGGCCCGCCGGCGCTTCACCAGGTCCACAGAACGGGCACCGAGGCCTGGCATGCGGGTCGGCCCAACGAGGTGAGCCTCGCGCCATTCTCCACGCGAGCCACCACTGTCGTTTTCGACCAGCTCGGCGAAATCGACTACATCTGCCATCTCCCGGGCCACGAGGAATACGGGATGAAGGGTACCGTCACGGTGGTACCCAATGACGGGAGGTTCGCCACGCGCTGATCGACGGCGAATCGAAGGGAGCCACTCCTGCTCGCCAGCTCCCCGCCTCGCTATACTGGGGACGATCCCAAGGAGGCGATTGGCGCG from Chloroflexota bacterium encodes:
- a CDS encoding cupredoxin domain-containing protein, with protein sequence MTPRRWIGALLLTVLVGGCAPTRAPTDQVTITFHFSHFTPDRVTVPAGVPVSFTLENDDPIAHEWIVGPPALHQVHRTGTEAWHAGRPNEVSLAPFSTRATTVVFDQLGEIDYICHLPGHEEYGMKGTVTVVPNDGRFATR